The proteins below come from a single Faecalibaculum rodentium genomic window:
- a CDS encoding XRE family transcriptional regulator — MIQDTIRDARKQAGMSQEELALQMHVVRQTVSKWERGLSVPDASMIPELSRILHVPVNRLLELDAQEGQDPDMKASLETARAKLEEMDRERNRQKLITGKREHILFLAFLSLMIALGVRNEILSAAGISLCALGSLVILYRNLPLMTGASSASPALSAFRTVTIFSILLILLITAGIMATETGYLQLSVQQENLAAWLLITVLMVFCGWICPKLSWNRYVGLRLPWTVSHPQTWALAHRILGWISLPSAVFYTAAVMTLPDFGAVSATAVILWVAVPSVLSLVFWLRKYRHQ, encoded by the coding sequence CAGATGCATGTAGTCAGACAGACCGTATCCAAATGGGAGCGGGGCTTGTCGGTGCCGGACGCTTCCATGATTCCGGAACTCTCCCGGATTCTGCATGTACCGGTGAACCGGCTGCTGGAACTGGATGCGCAGGAAGGTCAGGATCCGGATATGAAAGCCAGTCTGGAGACCGCCCGGGCGAAACTGGAAGAAATGGACCGGGAGCGGAACCGGCAGAAACTCATCACGGGGAAGCGGGAACACATCCTGTTCCTGGCTTTCCTGAGCCTCATGATTGCCCTGGGGGTCCGCAATGAGATTCTATCGGCCGCCGGCATCAGTCTCTGCGCTCTGGGCAGTCTGGTGATCCTGTACAGAAACCTGCCGCTGATGACCGGTGCATCTTCAGCGTCTCCGGCGCTTTCCGCTTTCAGAACCGTCACGATATTTTCCATTCTCCTCATCCTTCTGATCACAGCGGGGATCATGGCGACAGAGACGGGATACCTGCAGCTGTCGGTGCAGCAGGAGAATCTGGCAGCCTGGCTGCTGATCACTGTTCTGATGGTCTTCTGCGGGTGGATCTGCCCGAAGCTGTCCTGGAACCGGTATGTGGGTCTTCGTCTGCCCTGGACGGTATCCCATCCGCAGACCTGGGCGCTGGCCCACCGCATTCTGGGCTGGATTTCACTGCCCAGCGCGGTTTTCTACACCGCCGCAGTCATGACACTGCCGGATTTTGGCGCAGTCTCGGCCACAGCTGTGATTCTGTGGGTTGCCGTACCCTCAGTGCTGTCTCTGGTTTTCTGGCTGAGAAAATACAGACACCAATAA